In Bacillus pumilus, the sequence GTACATTTCACGAATAATCGGTTCGATTTTCTTCCCTTGCGCTGTTAATTTATATTCAATCCGCACCGGAATGTCGGGGTATACTTTTTTCTCAACGAGCCCTTCAGCTTCTAAATCCTTCAGCCTTTCTGATAATAATCTTCCGCTGATGTTCATTTCATTTTCAAGCTGACAAAAACGCTTGGGCCCTGTGAGAAGCTGATTGATGATGAGAATCACCCACTTCTTGCCTAGAATTTCCATGGCATCTGTAATTGGGCAGCCGTCCACTTGAGCCATACTTACTCCCTCCTGCCTTTCTCTCTTTTTTTCATTATAACACAATTAATTACTTGAAATAAGTCACTAACTATTATATAGTTTAGTTACTAAAAGTAACAAGGTATACATTTTTATAGATTTTCAAAACCATTTGAACATGCCGATGCATATATCATGAAGGAGCTGACCAGCTTGAAGACAATTGAGCAGCTAAGATTGGGTGTAACAGAATTACATGTGTCCAACTTTGAGCGTTCTTTACCTTTTTATACAGACATTTTAGGGTTTACTATATTAGAACAGACGGATTCCGCCGTCACTCTTGGCAGCAATGCAAAGGAACCGATCCTTTTGTTAAAAGAAGATGCACAGCTGAAGGAGAAACCTAATCATGAGCCAGGACTTTATCATTTTGCTGTTTTATTACCTACCAGAAAAAACCTGGGCACATGGCTGGCACATGTGATCAAAAAAGGCTATCCTTTAATTGGAGCAAGCGATCACTTTTTCAGTGAAGCCATTTATTTAAGTGATCCTGACGGCATTGGCGTAGAAATTTATGCTGATCGCCCTGAGGACGTTTGGGTAGGTGAGCATGGAGAACTGAAAGGTGGCGGAAATGCACCGCTTGATGGAGATGGTCTCCTGCAAGAAGCCGCTGATTCCACCTGGGAAGGACTCCCTGCTGATACAGTCATGGGACACTTGCATTTCCATCTTAACCCAGAAGAAGCTGATTCCTTTTATGTGAACACGCTCGGTTTTCATATCCGAATGGCTCCCCAAGCAAGTTTATTTATCGCTGCTGGTGTGTACCATCATCACCTTGCCTTTAATGCATGGGGACGCGGGAGAAAAGGAGCCATTGATCCACGTTTTTCAGGAATTAGAAGCTATACACTGGTTTTCCCTGAAGAAGCGGACAGACAATCCGTCGTCGAACGTCTGACAAAAGCAGGCGTTGCTGTCAAAACGACAGGAAAAAGTAACGAATTTGTTGATCCATTTGGCGTTCTCGTTCGTTTACAGATTGAAGAAACAGATAAAAAAGAAGGTGCAGAATATGGACAAACACACAGATCTTAAAACAGCCATTTTAAAAGATAAAATCAAACGAGTACAGCAAGAAGACGGATATATATATATCACTGGACCCATTAAACTGCCAGTGAATTTAGACGGCAGAACCGTGATGTTCAACTGGTATTCATGGTTAAAAGACGATGGGTTAGAGCCATTGTCAGATGAAGCTTTAATTGAAAGCCTCTCATCCCGTGAGCTTGCCGATCATCAGCAATCAAGCGTTCTTGTGTATGGGGATTTCGAGCACGCTGATGAAGCCTTTATCCGCATGCATTCCATTTGCCACACTGGCGATATTTTCGGAAGCAAGCGCTGCGACTGCGGTTTCCAATTGAAGCAGTCCATGCGAATGATTGAGGACAATGGAGCAGGTGCCCTGTTTTATTTAGCCAACCATGAAGGGCGCGGCATTGGCCTTTTCAGTAAAGCCATGGCTTACATCCTTCAAGAGAACGGCTATGATACAGTGGAAGCAAATGAAGCGCTTGGTTTCGAAGATGATACGCGTCAATATGAAGAAGCCATTGCCGTTCTTCAAACACTTCGTACAAAGCCAGTAAGACTCATTACCAATAATCCGAAAAAGACAGATGCCATCAGTCATGCAGGTCTTTCTCTTTCTGGACGCATTCCGCTTTGGGGTGACGTCTCTGAATTCAACGAAAAATACTTGCAGACAAAAATTAACCGCTCAGGCCACATGAAGGCGGATCAAGAGGTGCATACGATTGCCACATCATGAGCGATATATGAATCTAGCCCTAGAAAATGCACGTGCCATGAAAGGACAGACATCACCGAATCCGCTCGTCGGGGCTGTGATTGTCCGCGATAATGAAATTGTTGGAGTCGGTGCTCACATGAAGGCCGGCGAACCACATGCTGAAATTCATGCACTCAAAATGGCGGGAGACAAGGCAAAAGGAGCCACGATTTATGTGACCCTAGAGCCTTGTTCCCACCATGGCCGCACAGGCCCTTGCGCTGAAGCACTTGTCAGAGCCGGTGTCGAAACCGTTGTCGTAGCAGCACTTGATCCGAACCCGCTTGTCGCTGGCCGTGGGATTGCCATTTTACAAGACGCAGGTATCCAAGTCATCACGGGCGTACTTGAACAGGAATCCATTCTCATGAATGAAGTGTTTAACCACTTTATTACGAAAAAAACGCCTTTCGTGACGCTCAAAGCGGGCATCACCCTAGATGGAAAAATTGCTTCTGTTACGTCTGACAGCAAGTGGATTACGTCAGAAATTTCCCGTTATGACGCTCACCACATCCGCAGTATCAATGATGCGATTTTGGTTGGTGCTCAAACCGTCATTCATGACGATCCTTCATTAACCGCGCGGATTCCAAATGGTCATCATCCAATTCGAATTGTCCTAGATTCTAAGCTTTCGACACCACTGACGGCAAAGATCGTCACTGATCAGCTGGCACCTACATGGATTTTTACAACAAAGCAAGCAGATGAGGAAAAACGAGCGGCTTTAGAAGCAGCTGGCGTCAGCGTCTTTATGACAGACGGCGACACGCGAGTGCCTTTACAAGAAGTACTTCAAGTGCTTGGAGAAAGAAATGTCTCCTCCCTCATGATTGAGGGCGGCGGCCAAGTCAACGCCTCATTTTTAGAGCAGCAGCTTGTAGATAAATTGGTCATCTACATGGCACCTAAGCTCATTGGCGGACGACTCTCTCCTTCCTTTTTCGGAGGCGAAGGCATACGCCTCATGAGTGACGCAATTGAACTGGATCAACTCGCCATTGAACAGCTGGGGAAAGATATCAAAATAACTGGCTATCCCGTTTATCAATAAACAAAAAAGCTTGTAGATTTGGTCTACAAGCTTTTTGCAAATGATTTATTTTTGAGGTGAATAGGTTGTCAATGAAAGGAATCAATCATTTATTATTTTCTGTTTCAGATTTAGAGGCATCTATTGATTTTTACACACAAGTTTTTGACGCAACATTATTAGTAAAAGGGAAAAATACAGCTTACTTTGATTTGAACGGGCTATGGCTTGCCCTCAATGTTGAAAAAGATATCCCTCGTCAAGACATACATCACTCTTACACACACATCGCCTTTTCAATTGATGAAGAGGATGTTGATCACATGTATCACAAACTAAAAGATTTGAATGTCAACATCTTACCAGGCCGTCCGAGAGACGAAAGAGATCAGAGATCGATTTACTTCACGGACCCTGACGGACATAAATTTGAGTATCATACAGGAACCTTGAAAGATCGAATAGATTATTACAAACAAGAGAAAACACATATGGAGTTTTTTGATAAATCGTGAAAGAAATACAGAGAAGAAACAATAAGATGCTATTCGTCATTTGGTAGAAAAGCTGGTAAAATATACATAGAAACGTGAAGCAAGCGATAGTCCTCCCCCCTTCCATACTAAAGGTGTTTTTATGCCGAGAAAGGAGGGGTCAGTTTGAGAACAAAACTTGTGCGTTCACGCGTTGAGAGACGCAAGAACAAAAAGAAAGAAGCTTGTACCTGCAAGTACAAGCTTTGGTTTCTTATCTTAAATTCAATCCGAACTCTAGTCCAGTTCATCGTATGGATTATAGATAAGAGACCGTTCTGAATTAACCCTTAAGATTATCATGAAAAATAAAGTGGCACCTTCATTACCCCTAGTCAAGGTAATGCTGGTTCTATCTCGTTTCTGTTTTTTGGAGGGCTACTTTATTTTTTTCATATTATTTCAGTGTATTCCTCAAATTAAAAATTTATACATAGAAAAAGCACACGGTAGTCAGCCGAGTGCCCAAATTAAATTTCTTTTCAGTTATATGGTGAACGTTCAAGAAATTCACCTTGAAGCTCTCGTGCTTCAGTTTGAAAACTAGTTCAACTTAGTCCGAGTTGAACAAAAAACTTGTGCAACTACATGTTACCATAAGTAACAATTTGTTACCATAGATAAGCATATTTTTTTAACCTTAATGTGTCATTTTAAATGATTGATACTGAATATATTTTAAACATTCTGTGTAAATCTCTAAGGACTGTGCAGAATTTTAATTTTTTTGTTAGTTGCAGTAATTTCAAATTAGAGTGAGGTAAATTTATTTTTCCTTCCTGCACAATGTTTAAAATAAATGATACAGCTTTTTTGTTGTTCAATTTATCAAATAAACTGAACAACAATCTATATAACATAAAAGTGTGACTTGTACTTTTCTTCTATACCCTCCTACTTTCTATTGGCAACTGTAAGACCTTATTTAGTTAAATAAAAAAAGAATCAGTATATTAAAAAGCTGATTCCTTATATTGCATTAATCTATCCAAATCCCAAAACAAGTTTTATTCAATCCGTGAAACTTGTCGTAAAATGTTTCACATGAAACATCTGTGATCTGACCTCTACGAATTCCCCTCTACCAGCCTGCCAAAGCTTTCGGGTGAAAGTCCCGGTGAAATGCGAAGGCGGTGTAAGGACATCATGCCTTGTTCTTTTTTCGCATGTCCTGGTTCAGTGGTGACAGCCATCTGATATCCAGCTTCCTTCGCCAGCTTCAGCGTGTCTTCGTTATAGCGCCCAACCGGATAGCTGACCATTCTCGTACGCTGAGAAAATCGCTGATCAAAGAATGCCTTTGACCCTTTTAATTCCTCTTCCTGCTGCTTCTTTGATAAACGATTGAGCTCTAAATGGTGAATCGTATGACTCTCAATGGATAGTCCATGTGCCATCATTTCATCCATTTGATCATCTGTTAAGTGATGCGGACGGCCAATGGATTGCTCAATCATAAAAATCGTTGCTTTCATCCCATATTGCTTTAAAATCGGAAATGCCTTTGTGTAGTTGTCCGTATATCCATCGTCAAATGTAATCAGGACACACTTTTCACTTGGCTTCGTATTTGTTGTGAAGACGCGATATGCCTCTTCCGGTGACAGCGTGACATAGTCGTTGTCCCTCAGCCATTTCATATGAGCCGCAAACTCGCTCTTTGGCACACGTAATGAGTTGCCGCTGGAGATGCTGTGATACATCAAGATCGGAAGCTCAACCGGCTCCTTTTGCTCAATCCAGTTTTGTGTATCTATCACAGTCGCTTCTTTCTGATGAATCTGTTTTGTTTCTTTTGCTAATTGACCCTTTTCCTCTTTGACTACTTGCTGGTTTCCTTCCGCTTGCTCCTTCTTTCCCATACAGCCCGAAATGAGCAGCACCAGAAGACCAACCGCAATCAACATACATGTTTTTTTCATTCACCAATCCTGCTTTCTCTCTATCTACCGAATGATTATAACAGAAATTGGGTTAATAGCTGACATCTATTTTGACAGGGTGTTCATTTTTTTACACATTTCGATCATCTCAATGGCGAGCAGATGAATGGTCTCTGTTGTGAGCATTTGATCTTCTGCATGTACCAGCAGTAAAGAAAAGGGAAGCTGTTCACCTGCCGCCTCTTTTTGAATGAGCGACAAGTGCAGGTGATGGATGCTTCGAAACGCTTCCTCCCCTTTTTCGATCAACTGCTGCGCTTTTTCAAAATCATCTGCTCTTGCGAGACGAATCGCTTCTACATAATGGCTTCTCGCCTCACCTGCATGGGCAATGATTTGAAAGGCTGCTCCCTGCATTTCCTCTAATCACATCATCAGCCTCTCCTCCGATTGCTCAAGATTCATTTGCTAGTTTGTCCGCTCTATCGCAGCCACTATATGGAGCGCCAAATACCCAATCATCTTCATGGAACTCCACGCTCTCTTTTTCCTTAAGCCATCTGCGCACCATATCCTGAATCAATTGTTACGTTTCTTCAGGTAACAGCGCAGGGTTCGGATGCTTCTGCTGAAACACATGCTCTGCCATACAATATCTTAATTTCATTTCATCCACTGTCAGCCGCAGTCCATATTTAGGGCGATGAGATACAGAAAGTCCATGTAATGAAAACAAGTGCCTGACTGCTTTCAGATCATTTTTCACTGTGGATTCACTCACAAATAATTCCTCTGC encodes:
- a CDS encoding PTS lactose/cellobiose transporter subunit IIA produces the protein MQGAAFQIIAHAGEARSHYVEAIRLARADDFEKAQQLIEKGEEAFRSIHHLHLSLIQKEAAGEQLPFSLLLVHAEDQMLTTETIHLLAIEMIEMCKKMNTLSK
- a CDS encoding helix-turn-helix domain-containing protein; its protein translation is MKRGAGYILNVEDYGAFRTFLKKSMRERNEKKEQVIPIQPEDRVAYLLKRLLLSDDYIKLDGLAEELFVSESTVKNDLKAVRHLFSLHGLSVSHRPKYGLRLTVDEMKLRYCMAEHVFQQKHPNPALLPEET
- a CDS encoding winged helix-turn-helix transcriptional regulator — translated: MAQVDGCPITDAMEILGKKWVILIINQLLTGPKRFCQLENEMNISGRLLSERLKDLEAEGLVEKKVYPDIPVRIEYKLTAQGKKIEPIIREMYAWSLERKNSKKGEHVPS
- a CDS encoding polysaccharide deacetylase family protein, coding for MKKTCMLIAVGLLVLLISGCMGKKEQAEGNQQVVKEEKGQLAKETKQIHQKEATVIDTQNWIEQKEPVELPILMYHSISSGNSLRVPKSEFAAHMKWLRDNDYVTLSPEEAYRVFTTNTKPSEKCVLITFDDGYTDNYTKAFPILKQYGMKATIFMIEQSIGRPHHLTDDQMDEMMAHGLSIESHTIHHLELNRLSKKQQEEELKGSKAFFDQRFSQRTRMVSYPVGRYNEDTLKLAKEAGYQMAVTTEPGHAKKEQGMMSLHRLRISPGLSPESFGRLVEGNS
- the fosM gene encoding FosM family fosfomycin resistance protein yields the protein MKGINHLLFSVSDLEASIDFYTQVFDATLLVKGKNTAYFDLNGLWLALNVEKDIPRQDIHHSYTHIAFSIDEEDVDHMYHKLKDLNVNILPGRPRDERDQRSIYFTDPDGHKFEYHTGTLKDRIDYYKQEKTHMEFFDKS
- a CDS encoding GTP cyclohydrolase II, whose translation is MDKHTDLKTAILKDKIKRVQQEDGYIYITGPIKLPVNLDGRTVMFNWYSWLKDDGLEPLSDEALIESLSSRELADHQQSSVLVYGDFEHADEAFIRMHSICHTGDIFGSKRCDCGFQLKQSMRMIEDNGAGALFYLANHEGRGIGLFSKAMAYILQENGYDTVEANEALGFEDDTRQYEEAIAVLQTLRTKPVRLITNNPKKTDAISHAGLSLSGRIPLWGDVSEFNEKYLQTKINRSGHMKADQEVHTIATS
- a CDS encoding VOC family protein, which produces MKTIEQLRLGVTELHVSNFERSLPFYTDILGFTILEQTDSAVTLGSNAKEPILLLKEDAQLKEKPNHEPGLYHFAVLLPTRKNLGTWLAHVIKKGYPLIGASDHFFSEAIYLSDPDGIGVEIYADRPEDVWVGEHGELKGGGNAPLDGDGLLQEAADSTWEGLPADTVMGHLHFHLNPEEADSFYVNTLGFHIRMAPQASLFIAAGVYHHHLAFNAWGRGRKGAIDPRFSGIRSYTLVFPEEADRQSVVERLTKAGVAVKTTGKSNEFVDPFGVLVRLQIEETDKKEGAEYGQTHRS
- the ribD gene encoding bifunctional diaminohydroxyphosphoribosylaminopyrimidine deaminase/5-amino-6-(5-phosphoribosylamino)uracil reductase RibD, with translation MPHHERYMNLALENARAMKGQTSPNPLVGAVIVRDNEIVGVGAHMKAGEPHAEIHALKMAGDKAKGATIYVTLEPCSHHGRTGPCAEALVRAGVETVVVAALDPNPLVAGRGIAILQDAGIQVITGVLEQESILMNEVFNHFITKKTPFVTLKAGITLDGKIASVTSDSKWITSEISRYDAHHIRSINDAILVGAQTVIHDDPSLTARIPNGHHPIRIVLDSKLSTPLTAKIVTDQLAPTWIFTTKQADEEKRAALEAAGVSVFMTDGDTRVPLQEVLQVLGERNVSSLMIEGGGQVNASFLEQQLVDKLVIYMAPKLIGGRLSPSFFGGEGIRLMSDAIELDQLAIEQLGKDIKITGYPVYQ